TTTTCCTCGTCCATGAGAAATGCCACAATATCGGCATGTATTGGGGTTGTCTACTGCAGAGTTGGCTGTAGCATTAGCTGTGGCAAAGGGGAATTTCGTTACTGGCTGCCTGAACGTAGAATTAACATTGTCCATATGTTGCCTTTCTAGCTCCATGGACCTTATCCGTATATCAGTAAGCTCGGCATGTCTCCACTGCCAAGTCCAGCATCAGGTCACGTTCTCTCAGCAAACGTCTACGGGTGCCCTCATCAGTTATGCCAAGCACAATCGTATCTCTGATCAGTTCATCTCTTAAAGCACCATAGTCACATGTAGCTGCCTTTTCCCTTAACCTAGTGACAAAGCTGTCAATGGACTCCCCATCCTCCTGTTTGCAACGACCGAAAACATAACGCTCGTAGATGACGTAAAGTAATGTTCAAGAGCATCAAGAATAGCTATAGCGTTACCTTGCTGAGCTGCTGTTAGGTTCAGGTTGTGTTTGTATACGTGTCGGCATTCAGTTCCCATTATAGTCCTCAAAGTGGCAGCCACTACCTCATCGTCCTTTTCCAGAAGTCCCGTTGCTAGCGCATAGTCCTCCCATTCACCTCTAAACGTATCCCAGTTCGTGCTCCAATCCCCGCTGAGCTTCATAACGGCGGGAGGAGGAATGTTTGCTGCCATGTCTAGCCGGTGCTAACAACACTGAAGCTAACTAGCAAACTCACTCTAGCGAAGGCCAATTCCGGGCAAAATTTTACACAAATAAGCATTTGTTTGGTAAACCAGAACATGTGACTCTAATTTGCGCAAAGCATGGTTAGTTATCCGACTCTGACACCATGTTTGAATGTTAAATGACGAGACAGATGCATAGATGCGAGTAACCAGTCTTGTTCAGTACATCACAATTACATCCGGGTATCTCAAGCACCCCGGTAAAACACAAGAGTTGCAGTAATGAACATTTACCAACAGATAGATGGCATCACTGTGCCATTTTACAACCATAACAATGGCGTTTGGGGATGAATTATTGCAGATCCAGTTAGGCCTAGGTCCTGAGCAGCAGCATCGAAATGGTTAACATCGAAAATCCTATTACTTAACTACTGTTACATTTTATTCGAGTTAGACGTCTACATCACGTGGTACTTGTAAGCAGTTTAGACCAGGAGAACTCGGTTAAATTGGATACGGAGCTTAATTTGGAGTTTTCAGCATGGACTTTCTAACAGATCAAGATGCGAAAAAGGTCAGCCTAAAATATTTATAATTATTTTGTATTGTATTTAATGTCAATCCTGCGTAGTCATGGCTCTCATAGCGATGGCTATCGTCACTTATATAATTTCAGTAAATCCGTTACTTATCCTGTAGGCTGCACAGATATGAGAAACATTTAATTTATAGGCCACATTTTGTACAACAATGTGACATTTTTGTCCATACAGTGAAAATGCAACTTTGCATGCCCGTGATTCAAGTGATTTACAACGTAACACATGCAGCCTACTCACTGAATTCATTGTAGACCATCAGCGACCCTTACATAACTTCAACTGCTGCCAAGACCTCGGCTACAATTCTAATTAAAAAACGAAACTAACGTAAACACATTTTGTGAAAATCCAAGTAACAGCCAAAAAATGTATTTCTATAGGACTCTAGTGTGCATATACTGTGGTGGTGAATACTTTCTGGACCTTTTCAACAGTACCACGAGGACGGGTACCTGGTCCTGGACGGGCTCCTCAGCCCGGCGGAGTGTGATGAGCTCCGGCTGAGGATGGGAGAGATCGTGGACCGGATGGACGTTCCAGAACATTGTCGGATCCAGTTCTCCACTAATCACGACGAGCAGTTGAAAACACAGGTTAACATCCCACTGGGAAAAACTGGTTGATTCAACGTCACTTCCACGTTATTTCAAGAAAAACATTAAATGTGTTGACATTGAATCAACTTGGAAAACTGATTTCGATTTGCAAAATGTAGTCAATGTAAGGGACATTTTTTCTCacccaactttgaacctaaatccagTGAAAGGGTTCgtgttgaattcacattagttgacaactcaaccaaatttAAATCAAAACGAGATGTTGAGCCGACATCTGTGCCTGGTGGGATTGCACAGGAATTGATTGAATTGGTTTGCTTTCTGCACCATTTGACCCAACCATGTGTCTTCTCCATGCCTACCTATTAAAATGATAAAGATGCAGGTAAGGTTCTTTATTCCCTCCTATGCACTTCCTCCCTCTAGAATGATCTTTATAATAATTCCTTTGCCAATGCTCATGTGTGACCCTGGCTGTCACCTGTGTAACATTAtcgcattccacactgcccttccccacctggacaaaatgagcacctatgtgagaatgctgttcattgacttcaGCGTTCAACAACACatttgccacgctgatcctcaacacggggccccctcAGCGGTGTGTGCTTAGGCCCCTCCTGTAAtccatgttcacccacgactgcatggccaagcacgactccaacatcattaagtttgctgatgacacaacagtggttggcctgatcaccgacaacgatgagacagcctataggaaagaggccagagacctggcagtgtggtaccaggacaacaacctttccctcaacgtgagcaagacaaaggagctgatcgtggactacaggaaaaggagggccgaataCGCCTCCATTCACATCGGCggtgctgtagtggagtgggttgagagtttcaagttacttggtgtccacatcaccaagaaactatcatggtccaaacacaccaagacattcgtgaagagggcacgacaacacattttccccctcaggaggctgaaaagatttggcatgggtccccagatcctcaaaaggttctacagttgcaccatcggacatcctgattggttgcatcaccgcctggtatagcaactgctcggcagcagaccgtaaggcgctacagagggtagtgcgtacggcccagtatatcattGGGGcgaagcttcctgccatccaggacctatatactagggggtgtcagaggaagggccaAAAAATTGTCAgtgactccagtcaccctagtcataaactgttttctctgctaccgcacggcaagcagtaccggagtgccaagtctaggtccagaaggctccttaacagtttctacccccaagccataagactgctgaacaattcatgaAAAGgtcacctggactatttacattgacaccctccCCCTTTGTTTTttcactgctgctactctttgttttatcaatgcatagtcattttacccctacctacatgtacaaatgacctcgactaacctatacccccgcacattgactcggtaccccctgtatatagcctcgttattttgttactttttattttattgtttactttagtttatttagtaaatattattTAGTAAATCTTGAACTGCAtcgttggttaaaggcttgtaagtaagcattcggCATAAAAAAATGTGATTTGACCTTATAGCTGGAATACCTTATCCTTATCTATCTGCAGGGAAACGCTGACTACTTCATCACCAGTGGAGATAAGATCCGCTTCTTCTTTGAGAAAGGAGTTTTTGATGATAAAGGTGAGGCCTTATTATGAATCAAGGTTAATCTCTCATCTCACTGAAATGTGAAGCAATATAGAATGTGTTGGATTTATTTGACATTGATTGACAGCTAAGTGTTACTTGTTTATAGGAAATTTCACCGTGCCAAAAGAACGCTCTCTCAACAAAATTGGACATGGTGAGTTTCACATCTTTGATTAGATGTGGTGCTTATCTTTCAAAAgttctgaaaatatttttttgccaAGACTATCAGATAGATTTAGTATCCAGTAATCTACAGTATTCATGATCCATTTTCATCTCCAATAGCACTCCATGCCTATGAGCCTTTATACAAAACTGCCACTCATTCACCCAAGATTCAGGTGAGAATTCCTTCAGAAACTAGTCAGTAAAGGACACAACAGAAACTGTTACAGTTAGACTAACACTGAATAATACAGACTTAactcttatctgtatttttttgaaactgcactgtcggttaaggggctcataagtaagcatttcactgtaatacctgttgtattcggcgcatgtgacttataaaatttgatttgattgctcTGTTTGTCTCCCAGGGTATAGCCAAGAAGCTTGGTCTGAAGAGTCCTGTGATTTTGCAAAGCATGTACATTTTCAAGGTAGAGTGCACACCAGCTTTTTACCTTTCACTAGTCTGACTGTTTCTTTAGAAAGTGTGGTAGCTGGTTCTGACATTACTCGGTTGTGTTTTTCAGCAACCAGGGATCGGTGGAGAAGGTAAGAAATGACTGAAACAACTGTTTACGAATACTGTAGAGTTTCTATgtctgattttgtgtgtgtgtgtgtgtattttgaacCCCATGTGGCACTTTGCCTGCTTGTTTGTCAGTGACGCCCCACCAAGATGCTACATTCCTCCACACGGAGCCCCTGGGCAGGGTGATGGGCGTGTGGATCGCCCTGGAGGATGCCACCCTGGACAATGGCTGCTTGTGGTTCATCCCCGGCTCACACAACAGTAAGGCACTAATGATGACCTTTGACCCATATTAAAAGTCCATTCATTATTCATTGGTGCCGAGACACAGGACTGGTTATTTATCTCAGCTCCTCCTTTGAGGAGCTGAGATTGAGACTGCTTTCATCAGTCTCAACCAGGTTTTGAATAACAGGAGTGCCCCCCTAAGGAGTCAGCATGCATTTCAAACCAtgatctcccccttccctctagaTGGTATCACCCGACGTATGGTTCGGACCCCGGAAGGCACCTACCCCCTGACAGACTTTGTTGGGAGAGAGGCAACCTATGACGATAAGCTGTTCATACCTGCACCTGTCAAAAAAGGTATGTGGCTCAATTCTACTGCTAACTGTCAACTGGCCTGTAATGGTGGGTTGCATAATATTTACATAAAATAAACCAAAGTGTGCCTCGCTCTTGACATCAGGGACACTGACCTCAAAAGGGTTGGTTAATAACTGCAAAACAGACCTCAGTTTGTAGTGTCTGCACTGTTGTCTTTTCCACTGTGTGAGATGGAGCAGGGTGGAGTGGGGGTCAAAGGGTATTGAGTGGTACAGACCGAAGCACACAGCCAGTTAACACTTCATTGACTTTTGAGTCTTTAGTAACCGTTAAAGCTGAGTTACAATCAGAAAGTATCAACATGCACAGTTGACTTGAAAACTGGTCTGTCAGTTTCATGACTGTTCCGTAGAGAAACATTGATAGCAGGTTAGTAAGTAACTGTCTATGTATTTTGTCTCTGCTCAGGTGGGGTGGTGCTGATCGAGGGAAAGGTTGTCCATAAAAGTGAGCAGAACGCTTCAGAAAAATCACGCCATGTCTACACTTTCCACATCATGGAGTCTCAGGAGACAAAATGGAACCCTGAGAACTGGTGAGTGTTTGACAATGTTCCTTCCTATGAAGTCAAACACACATAATCCAGGAAAATAGGTAATAGTCAATGCTCAATTAGGAACTGGGTGGTTCGAACTCTGAATTTcttattggctgacagctgtggtatatcagcccatatacaatgcattcggaaagtattcagaacccttgactttttccacatttttctacattacagccttattctaaaatggattaaatcgttttttccccctcatcaatttacacacactaCCACATAATGATacatcaaaaacaggtttttgcaagtgtattaaaaataaacttaaatattacatttaccgtaatttctggactattaagcgcacctgaatataaaccgcacccactgaattatttttaaaaatatgtattttgtacataaataagccgcacacgTCTATAAGCCGCAGGCGCCTACCGGTACATcgaaacaaattaactttacacagccttcaaacgaaacacggcttgtaacaaaaataaataggctttaacgaaacacggcttgtaacaaaaattaaacagtagcctaccaagaaagtcattggtcactatcttcctcctcctgtgcactgaaaccactgaagtcatctccttcggtgtcggagttgaatagcctcagaattgcttcatccgatgttggatcgttttcattgtcgctctcgtcactttcatccggaggcaaattccccgctgagctcatgctgccccttcaacacgcagcagtccagcctttcgaaacccgttgatgatagtggattttttgataATGCTCCatgctgtcaggacccactggcagacttgaccataagttgctcttcgcatgcgggccgttttagtgaaggatttctccccacttgtcatccaagcctcccactgaacacggagcaccaccttaaatgcacaatttacactgatgtcgagtggctgcaaatactttgggccacctgcttttcttccctctgaaagcttttgttgtctttttgcactgagtcagttcctcacgctgctgtttccaacgtcttatcatcgactcattaaggccaagctcccgtgcagcagctctatttccttttccaacagccagatcgatcgccttcaacttgaaagctgcatcatatgcttTTCTCcatgtctttgccatgatgagggtgacaaaattactaccgtaatcagaatgatgggatgtttgagcgcgctcgatttacgtcacattatgtgacctgctcagttttttggcggcatgaatcttgtgaaagcgggggAAAttcataaattagccgcgtcattgtataaaccgcgaggttcaaagtgtgggaataaagtagcggcttatagtccggaaattacggtacataagtattcagaccctttactcagtactttgttgaagcaccattgacagcgattacagccttgagtcttcttggataagatgctacaagcttggtacaccagtatttggggaggttctcccattcttctctgcagatcctctcaaggtctgtcaggttggatgggtagtgtcactgcacagctattttcaggtctctccagagatgttcgatcaggttcaagtccgggctctggatgggccactcaaggacattcagagacttgtcccgaagccactcttgcgttgtctgggctgtgtgctttgggctgttgtcctgttggaaggtgaactgtcgtcccagtctgagaacctgctccagagcactcaggacttcatcaaggatctctctgtactttgttccaggcatatttcccttgatcctgagtctcccagtccctgccactgaaaaacatccccacagcatgatgctgccaccaccatgcttcaccttagggatggtgccaggtttcttccagacgtgatgcttggcattcagaccaaatagttcaatcttggtttcatcagaccagatcatcttgtttctaatggtctgagagtcccttaggtgccttttggcaatctccatgcaggctgtcatgtgccttttactgtggagtggcttacttctgaccactctaccataaaagcctgattggtggagtgctgcagagatgttgtccttctggaaggttctcccatctccacagaggaactctggagctcttgtcagagtgaccatcgggttccctgaccaaggccattcctccctattgctcagtttgaccaggcggccagctctaggaagagtcttggtggttccaaacttcttcaattgaagaataatggaggccactttgttcttggggaccttcaatgctgcagacattttttggtccccttccccagatctgtgcctcgacacaatcctgtcttggagctctactgacaattccttcgacctcatggcttggtttttgctctgacacgccctgtcaactgtgggaccttacatagacaggagggtgcctttccaaatcatgtccaatcaattgaatttaccacatgtggactccaatcaaattgtaaaaacatctcaaggatgatatattccattttagaataaggctgtaatgtggaaaaagtgaaggggtctgaatactttccaaatgcactgtataccacgggtaaggcaaagcatttatttttactgctctaattacattggtaaccagcttataataatatatagcaataaggcacctcgggggtttgtggtatatgaccagGCACTCCGCGTAGCATCgtacataagaacagcccttagccgggGTACATTGGCCAtagaccacaccccctcgggccttattgcttaattataaactgggtggtttgagccctgaattctgAATGGCTGAAGGCTACGGCACATCATaacgtataccacaggtatgacaaaatatttaGTTTTACTGCTAATTACATTGGtagccagtttataatagcaatagggctcctctggggtttgtgatatggccaatataccatatatatacactatatagtgtccaggcactccgcattacgtgtaagaacagcccttagccatggtacactgctcaaaaaaaataaagggaacactgaaataacacatcctagatctgaatgaatgaaatattcttattaaatactttttttgaatgtgctgacaacaaaatcacacacaaattatcaatggaaatcaaatttatcaacccatggaggtctggatttggagtcacactcaaaattaaagtggaaaaccacactacaggctgatccaactttgatgtaatgtccttaaaacaagtctaaatgaggctcaatagtgtgtgtggcctccacgtgcctgtatgacttccctacaacgcctgggcatgctcctgatgaggtggtggatggtctcctgagggatctcctcccagacctggaataaagcatccgccaactcctggacagtctgtggtgcaaagtagcgttggtggatggagtgagacatgatgtcccagatgtgctcaattggattcaggtctggggaacgggcgggccagtccatagcaccaatgccttcctcttgcaggaactgctgacacactccagccacatgaggtctagcatggtcttgcattaggaggaacccagggccaactgcaccagcatatggtcttacaaggggtctgaggatctcatctcggtacccaatggcagtcaggctacctctggcgagcacatggagggctgtgcggctccccaaagaaatgccaccccacaccatgactgacccaccgccaaaccggtcatgctgagggtgttgcaggcagcagaacgttctccacggcatctccagactgtcacgtctgtcacatgtgctcagtgtgaacctgctttcatctgtgaagagcacagggcgccagtggcgaatttgccaatcttggtgttctctggcaaatgctaaatgtcctgcacggttttggggtgtaagcacaacccccacctgtggacatcggacCCTcatataccaccctcatggagtctgtttctgaccatttgagcagacacatgcacatttgtggcctgctggaggtcattttgcagtgctcctcctgctcctccttgcacaaaggcggaggtagcggtcctgctgctgggttgttgccctcctacagcctcctccacgtctcctgatgtactggccggtctcctggtagcgcctccatgctctggacactacgctgacagacacagcaaaccttcttgccacagctcgcattgatgtaccatcctggatgagctgcattacctgagccacttgtctgggttgtagactccgtctcatgctaccactagagtgaaagcaccgccagcattcaaatgtgaccaaaacatcagccaggaagcataggaactgagaagtggtctgtggttatcacctgcagaaccactcctttattggaggtgtcttgctaattgcctataatttccacctgttgtctattccttttgcacaacagcatgtgaaatgtattgtcaatcagtgttgcttcctaagtggacagtttgatttcacagaagtgtgattgacttggagttacattgtgttgtttaagtgttccctttcattttttgagcagtgtatattggccatataccacatcaCCTCGGACCTTATTATTTAAATTTACACCTTTTTATTGGTTAGTGAATGTTCCAAATGGATCTTCGTCAGGTCTTTCACAGAATAGCACACATATGAGGCATTGGCGTCACGCTGTACACTTCTGATACATTGAAATAAATACAGTAAGCGATTAGGGGGGATATAAGAAGGTGTTGAGGTAAAGGTGTTCCTCACTCTTTTTTGACAGGTTACAGCCCACAGAGGACCTTCCTTTCCCTGCCCTGTACACCAAGTAATCCTGGTTCACTCTGTCTGCCACTACACTGAATGGATGGACAGAGGCAGACACCTTCACTTGTCCCTAGAGAAGATTAGTAAAAACAattatcagaattgggctgcctgtgtgtgtgcatgtgcttcAGGGTATTAGTCAGAAGACATGTAGTTAGGCTTTATAAGATTAGTGAACATTTAGTAGTAGCACACTGAAGTGAGCAATGAaccaatgtgtttgtgtgtagaacAGTTAATTCAAATCACGTGTTTTAGCATTCAGAT
The sequence above is drawn from the Oncorhynchus gorbuscha isolate QuinsamMale2020 ecotype Even-year linkage group LG11, OgorEven_v1.0, whole genome shotgun sequence genome and encodes:
- the phyhd1 gene encoding phytanoyl-CoA dioxygenase domain-containing protein 1 isoform X1, with translation MDFLTDQDAKKYHEDGYLVLDGLLSPAECDELRLRMGEIVDRMDVPEHCRIQFSTNHDEQLKTQMQGNADYFITSGDKIRFFFEKGVFDDKGNFTVPKERSLNKIGHALHAYEPLYKTATHSPKIQGIAKKLGLKSPVILQSMYIFKQPGIGGEVTPHQDATFLHTEPLGRVMGVWIALEDATLDNGCLWFIPGSHNNGITRRMVRTPEGTYPLTDFVGREATYDDKLFIPAPVKKGGVVLIEGKVVHKSEQNASEKSRHVYTFHIMESQETKWNPENWLQPTEDLPFPALYTK
- the phyhd1 gene encoding phytanoyl-CoA dioxygenase domain-containing protein 1 isoform X2, yielding MDFLTDQDAKKYHEDGYLVLDGLLSPAECDELRLRMGEIVDRMDVPEHCRIQFSTNHDEQLKTQGNADYFITSGDKIRFFFEKGVFDDKGNFTVPKERSLNKIGHALHAYEPLYKTATHSPKIQGIAKKLGLKSPVILQSMYIFKQPGIGGEVTPHQDATFLHTEPLGRVMGVWIALEDATLDNGCLWFIPGSHNNGITRRMVRTPEGTYPLTDFVGREATYDDKLFIPAPVKKGGVVLIEGKVVHKSEQNASEKSRHVYTFHIMESQETKWNPENWLQPTEDLPFPALYTK
- the phyhd1 gene encoding phytanoyl-CoA dioxygenase domain-containing protein 1 isoform X3, producing MGEIVDRMDVPEHCRIQFSTNHDEQLKTQMQGNADYFITSGDKIRFFFEKGVFDDKGNFTVPKERSLNKIGHALHAYEPLYKTATHSPKIQGIAKKLGLKSPVILQSMYIFKQPGIGGEVTPHQDATFLHTEPLGRVMGVWIALEDATLDNGCLWFIPGSHNNGITRRMVRTPEGTYPLTDFVGREATYDDKLFIPAPVKKGGVVLIEGKVVHKSEQNASEKSRHVYTFHIMESQETKWNPENWLQPTEDLPFPALYTK